The Nocardia terpenica nucleotide sequence GCCCAGGCGCTCACCTGCATCCGGGCCCTGAATCTGGGGCCGGAGACGATCGGCTTCTGCACCTCGCCGCTGTTCCACATCGCCGGATTGGGCAGTCTCGCACCGGCTTTCCTGCTCGGCAGCCGGACCGTGCTGCATCCGCTGGGCGCGTTCGACGCCACCGAATTCCTCGACGCCGTCGAGGCCGAACGGGCCACCACCGCCTTCTGCGTGCCCGCGCAGTGGCAGCTGATCTGCGAGGAGCCGACGGTCAAGCAGCGCGATCTCGCGCTCGAGGTGCTCAGCTGGGGCGCGGCCCCCGCGTCCGACACCGTGCTGCGCGCGATGGCCGACTGCTTCCCGAACGCCCAGAACGTCGCGGTATTCGGGCAGACCGAGATGTCGCCGATCACCTGCGTGCTGGACGGCAGCGACGCGCTGCGCAAGATCGGCTCGGTCGGCAAGCCGATTCCGACCATCCAGACCCGCATCGTCGACGACGAGATGAACGATGTCGCGCCCGGCGAGGTCGGCGAGATCGTCTATCGCGGACCGACCCTCATGCAGGGCTACTGGAACAAGCCCGAGGCCACCGCGGAGGCGTTCGCGGGCGGCTGGTTCCACTCCGGCGACCTGGTGCGCCGGGACGAGGAGGGCTTCGTCTGGGTGGTGGACCGCAAGAAGGACATGATCATCTCCGGCGGCGAGAACATCTACTGCGCCGAGGTGGAGAACGTGCTGTTCGCGCACCCGCGGATCCACGAGGCCGCCGTAGTCGGCCGCGCGCACGAGAAGTGGGGCGAGGTGCCGATCGCCGTGGTGGCACTGGTCGACCCGGACGCCCCCCTCACCCTCGCCGACCTGGAACCGTTCCTGAACGAGAACCTGGCCCGCTACAAGCACCCCAGGGATCTGATCATCGTGCCCGAGCTACCCCGCAATGCCAGCGGAAAAGTAGTGAAAGTCCAGCTGCGCAAGGAGTATTCGGCCTGATCCCGGCCAAAAGCATGCCGGGATCAATGGAGGGAAGCATGCCGGGATGGTGGGCAAGCCGGGGCGACGGGTGAATCGGGGGGATGAAACGGGTGTGACTGTTGGGGCAGTATGGGCAGCATGTCTCTGGAGCCCACGCGCACAGTCGTTCTCGCCCTGCACTGGCAGGTCAATGTTGTCGAACCCGAGGGGTTCTTCGGGCCCATGCTCGCCGAGCCTGTTGCGGCGAGTGGGGTGGTGGGGCGCGCCGTGGCCTTTCACGAGGCCGCGCAGGGGGCCGGGATTCCGCTGGTGTTCACGCGATTCACCATTCCCGTCGGCGAGGGTGGGCTGGTGCGCAATACCGGGTTCATGCGGTCGGTGGCCGCCGCGCAGACCGAGTTTCGCGCGGATTCGCCCGGGACGCAGATCATTGCGGCGATGGCGGGGCAGGCCGCGCGCGGCACGGTGTTCGACAATCAGAAGCTGTCCGGGCTGGCCGGGAGCGCCCTGCCGGAGTGGCTGGTGGAACGCGGCGTCGACACCCTGCTGATCACCGGCGTCGCCACCAATCTCACCGTCGAGCAGACCGCGCGCTACGGCACCGAACTCGGCTTCACCGTGCACCCGATCGCCGATGCCGTCGCCGCGGTCTCCGAGGAGACCCACCGGGCGTCGCTGGCCCACCTCGATCTGACCACGGCCGGTTGCCTTTCCGCCGCCGAGGCGCTGGAACAGCTGGGGGTGCGGCGTTCGTGACGCCGTTCAGATCAGGTCGCTGATGGTCAGCCAGCGCATGATCGGCCAGCCGCAGAACACCGGCAGCCAGCAGGTCAGCACGCGGTAGAGCAGCACCGCGGGCACCGCGATGGTGGTCGGCACCCCGAACGCGCCCGACAGGCCACCGATGAGCGCGGCCTCGACCGCGCCGACGCCGCCGGGCGTGGGCGCCGCCGAGGCGAGCGTGCCACCGATCATGGTCACCACCGTCACCGTCACGAAGGTGGTGTGGCCCCCGAACGCCTCGGTGCTCGCCCACAGCGCCCCGGCCGCGCCGAGTGTCGTTGTGGCACAACCGAGCACGATCATCGCCAGCCGGGTCGGGTGGCGCCCCAGGGTGCGCAGCTCGGTCACCACCTCGGCCAGCTGCGGGCGCACCTCGGCCCGCACCCAGTGCCGCACCTTCGGCACGAACATGGCCGCGCCGAGCAGGCCCAGCAGCGCGCCCGCGACCAGGTACAGCACCGTCGCGCTCGGCACGAAGTGCGACAGATTGGCCGAAACCCCCGCCGCCACACTGAAGATCACCAGCAGCACCAGGTGCGTGCCGATCTGGACCGCCTGGTTCAGCGCCACCGCCGCGGTCGCGCGCACCGCGCCCAGCCCGCTGCGCTGCAAAAATCGCACGCTCAGCGCGAGCCCGCCCACGCCCGCCGGTGTGGTGGTCGCCGCGAAGGTGTTCGCCACCTGCATCAGCACCAGG carries:
- a CDS encoding cysteine hydrolase — its product is MSLEPTRTVVLALHWQVNVVEPEGFFGPMLAEPVAASGVVGRAVAFHEAAQGAGIPLVFTRFTIPVGEGGLVRNTGFMRSVAAAQTEFRADSPGTQIIAAMAGQAARGTVFDNQKLSGLAGSALPEWLVERGVDTLLITGVATNLTVEQTARYGTELGFTVHPIADAVAAVSEETHRASLAHLDLTTAGCLSAAEALEQLGVRRS
- the fadD5 gene encoding fatty-acid--CoA ligase FadD5, which gives rise to MSTGSQSLDEPVRSRRNHWNNQLATHARMRPDAVAIRYRGADTTWRQLHERSQRFADALARRGIGFGDRVLILALNHPEYLEAVFGITALGAIAVPVNFRLTPPEVAYIVADSGARAVVTDTLLRPLATGVMAGAPDLETCVVIGGTTGDGVLGYDDALAEAGKPHVPLDIPEDTPCLIMYTSGTTGSPKGAILSHGNMNAQALTCIRALNLGPETIGFCTSPLFHIAGLGSLAPAFLLGSRTVLHPLGAFDATEFLDAVEAERATTAFCVPAQWQLICEEPTVKQRDLALEVLSWGAAPASDTVLRAMADCFPNAQNVAVFGQTEMSPITCVLDGSDALRKIGSVGKPIPTIQTRIVDDEMNDVAPGEVGEIVYRGPTLMQGYWNKPEATAEAFAGGWFHSGDLVRRDEEGFVWVVDRKKDMIISGGENIYCAEVENVLFAHPRIHEAAVVGRAHEKWGEVPIAVVALVDPDAPLTLADLEPFLNENLARYKHPRDLIIVPELPRNASGKVVKVQLRKEYSA